From one Bacteroides intestinalis DSM 17393 genomic stretch:
- a CDS encoding glycosyl hydrolase, translating into MKLKNLFGLLLIWAVVFLRAVPGEAQEWSMIEKGFKLVPDSVQLAVYWYWISDNLSEEGVVHDLQAMHEVGINRAYIGFIGVDGVPVGNVKFLSEEWWKVLHVALKKAGELGIQIGIFNSPGWSQSGGPWVKPEEAMRNLVSMEMEISGPGRKVLDLPKLGKDMQDVRVIAYPAFRKEEYQKSWVLDKKENASLAADLKLEQRSMIRSISFEINTPVKTHGTLYVKEQNSYKLLKTFEIDRSNPALHVGFEPYAPIVLSLPETEASEYHISLDKEGEGQITIILSERPMVERFAEKSLSKMFQEPLPMWGEYMWSTQPESTSDIWTLNSQNVLDITACLNGEGKLVWDVPEGKWIISRIAMKPTGVTNSPATLEATGLEVDKMSRKHIYKHLDAFIGEILKRIPPDDRNTFNIIVEDSYETGSQNWTDEFIELFTKRYGYSPLPYLPVMKGVVVDNKDCSDRFLWDLRRFVADCVAYDYVGGLRDWAHRHGLTTWLENYGHWGFPAEFLQYGGQSDEISGEFWSEGSLGDIENRAASSCGHIYGKRKIWAESCTSGGPVFSRYPQIMKQRVDRFFTEGINATLLHLYIHQAYEDKEPGLAAWFGNEFNRKNTWFYQMDVFADYLKRCNFMLQQGRYVADVAYFIGEDVPKMTGVCDPPLPKGYSFDYINAEVLMKYATVREGKLVLDSGMEYRVLVLPKQETMRPELLVKLKEMVMEGLTILGPAPRRSPSMEGYPEADKKLEEIALQMWRPTEKTQAYMLGKGIVYEDGCSLAEIFENMQLTPDFKVSEADSSLLFIHRTLEDADIYFLSNSSEEKITVAPIFRIYDKQPEAWNPQTSEIRVLPEFSQVAEGIKVPLVLEPLESIFVIFKEKPCCEVGNNYPKKVCLRTLEGPWNLAFNSEKRGPSEIIVLDKLEDWSKNEDERIKYYSGSVMYTHTFDLERMPADEVYIDLGKVMVMARVWLNGEYVGGVWTYPHRLNIKKYLRKGENELQIEVVNNWKNRLIGDFSLPKEDRRTWTNQSIWTENSPLQPSGLLGPVEIQSYKYRLK; encoded by the coding sequence ATGAAGTTAAAGAATCTGTTTGGACTATTGCTAATTTGGGCGGTAGTTTTTTTAAGGGCTGTTCCAGGTGAGGCCCAAGAGTGGTCTATGATAGAAAAGGGATTTAAACTAGTTCCCGATTCTGTACAGTTGGCGGTTTATTGGTATTGGATATCAGACAATCTTTCAGAGGAAGGAGTTGTGCATGATTTGCAGGCGATGCATGAAGTGGGTATTAACCGTGCTTATATCGGATTTATTGGAGTCGATGGAGTACCGGTAGGAAATGTAAAATTTCTTTCGGAGGAATGGTGGAAGGTACTTCATGTAGCATTAAAGAAAGCCGGTGAATTAGGAATACAGATAGGTATTTTTAATAGTCCAGGTTGGAGCCAATCAGGGGGACCTTGGGTAAAACCGGAAGAGGCGATGCGTAATCTGGTTTCTATGGAAATGGAGATATCGGGCCCTGGTAGAAAAGTTCTTGATTTGCCCAAACTCGGAAAAGATATGCAGGATGTGCGTGTAATAGCATATCCGGCATTTCGGAAAGAAGAATATCAGAAGAGTTGGGTATTGGATAAAAAGGAGAATGCCAGTCTTGCTGCTGACTTGAAGCTTGAGCAGAGGAGTATGATTAGGAGCATAAGTTTTGAAATAAATACTCCGGTTAAGACACATGGAACTCTTTACGTTAAAGAACAAAATTCCTATAAACTACTGAAAACTTTTGAGATAGACAGGAGTAATCCTGCCTTACATGTAGGGTTTGAACCCTATGCACCTATTGTATTGAGTCTTCCTGAAACAGAAGCTTCAGAATACCACATAAGCTTGGATAAAGAAGGAGAAGGGCAGATTACGATAATATTGTCCGAAAGGCCCATGGTAGAACGATTTGCCGAGAAATCTTTAAGTAAAATGTTTCAGGAACCATTACCAATGTGGGGTGAGTATATGTGGAGTACGCAGCCGGAATCAACATCGGATATTTGGACCTTGAATTCTCAGAATGTACTGGATATTACAGCTTGTCTGAATGGAGAAGGGAAACTTGTTTGGGATGTTCCTGAAGGAAAATGGATTATTTCGCGGATAGCAATGAAACCTACCGGAGTAACCAACAGCCCGGCCACATTGGAAGCTACGGGACTGGAAGTAGATAAAATGAGCCGAAAGCATATTTACAAACACTTGGATGCATTTATCGGTGAAATTTTGAAACGTATTCCACCAGATGACAGAAATACATTTAATATTATTGTGGAAGACAGTTATGAAACCGGTTCGCAGAATTGGACGGATGAATTTATTGAGTTGTTCACAAAACGTTATGGTTATTCACCGCTTCCTTATCTACCTGTAATGAAAGGAGTTGTTGTAGATAATAAAGATTGTTCAGACCGTTTCTTGTGGGATCTGCGCAGATTTGTAGCAGATTGTGTAGCTTATGATTATGTAGGTGGATTGCGGGACTGGGCTCACAGACATGGATTAACGACATGGCTTGAAAATTATGGTCATTGGGGATTCCCGGCAGAATTTCTGCAATATGGCGGACAGTCGGATGAGATATCAGGAGAATTCTGGAGTGAAGGTTCCTTGGGGGATATTGAAAACAGAGCGGCATCTTCGTGTGGCCATATTTATGGTAAACGGAAGATTTGGGCGGAATCGTGTACTAGTGGAGGACCGGTATTCAGTCGCTATCCTCAAATTATGAAACAACGAGTTGACCGTTTTTTTACTGAAGGGATTAATGCAACTTTGCTTCATCTTTATATACATCAGGCTTATGAAGACAAAGAACCGGGTTTAGCGGCATGGTTTGGGAATGAATTTAATCGAAAAAACACTTGGTTTTATCAAATGGATGTTTTTGCGGATTATTTGAAGAGGTGTAACTTTATGCTTCAACAAGGACGTTATGTCGCAGATGTGGCTTATTTCATAGGAGAAGATGTTCCGAAGATGACAGGAGTTTGCGATCCGCCCCTTCCTAAAGGTTACTCTTTTGATTATATAAATGCAGAGGTTTTAATGAAATATGCTACTGTCCGGGAGGGTAAATTAGTACTAGACAGTGGTATGGAATATCGTGTGTTAGTATTACCTAAACAAGAAACGATGCGACCAGAATTATTAGTTAAGCTGAAAGAAATGGTTATGGAAGGGTTAACTATTTTAGGACCTGCTCCAAGACGGTCACCAAGTATGGAAGGATACCCTGAAGCAGACAAAAAATTGGAAGAAATAGCTTTGCAGATGTGGAGACCTACAGAAAAAACGCAAGCCTATATGTTGGGGAAAGGAATTGTATATGAAGATGGGTGCAGCTTAGCAGAAATCTTTGAAAATATGCAACTTACTCCGGACTTTAAGGTCTCTGAAGCTGATTCATCATTGTTGTTCATCCATCGTACTTTGGAGGATGCGGATATTTATTTTCTGTCCAATTCTTCGGAAGAGAAAATTACAGTAGCTCCTATATTCAGGATCTATGATAAGCAGCCGGAGGCCTGGAATCCGCAAACTTCGGAAATTCGAGTTTTACCAGAATTCAGTCAAGTTGCGGAAGGGATAAAGGTTCCTCTTGTCTTGGAACCGCTAGAAAGCATATTTGTGATTTTTAAGGAAAAGCCTTGTTGCGAAGTAGGGAATAATTATCCGAAGAAAGTTTGTCTTCGGACATTAGAAGGTCCTTGGAATTTAGCATTCAATTCTGAAAAGCGTGGGCCTTCTGAGATTATAGTTTTAGATAAACTGGAAGATTGGAGTAAAAATGAGGATGAAAGAATCAAATATTATTCGGGAAGTGTGATGTATACTCATACTTTTGATTTGGAACGAATGCCGGCAGATGAAGTCTATATTGATTTAGGTAAAGTAATGGTAATGGCCCGTGTTTGGTTGAATGGAGAGTATGTTGGCGGTGTTTGGACATACCCTCACCGTTTGAATATAAAGAAATATTTGAGAAAAGGTGAGAATGAGCTTCAGATAGAGGTGGTAAATAATTGGAAGAACCGTCTTATAGGTGACTTTTCTCTACCAAAAGAAGATCGCAGAACTTGGACAAACCAGTCAATATGGACAGAAAATTCTCCTTTGCAGCCATCTGGATTATTGGGACCAGTAGAGATTCAGAGTTATAAATATAGATTAAAGTAG